Sequence from the Nitrosospira multiformis genome:
CCGTGCGTGCATCGGACAACCTGGCGTTGAGCTCGCGTAATCGCTATCTGTCAAACGATGAACGAGCCGAGGCGGTGCGGCTTTATCGGGTTTTATCGCAAATCAAACGGGAAATAGAGCACGGCAACAGAAATTTTCATGCATTGCAGCAAAGCGCAAAAGATGACCTCGACGCTCATGGCTGGAAGACGGACTATATCGTGGTGCGGCAGCGCGATACACTGATTCCGGCACGAGAGGATGATGGCGATATGGTGGTGCTTGGCGCTGCGCGGCTAGGTCAGACCCGGTTGATAGATAACCTGGAAGTGTCCGTGTGAATCTGAACGGAGTAATGGGGTAACGATGCTATACGTCACTGCTGTATTCTCAAGTTTACTTTATGGGCTTGAAATGGAACCTGAATCCTTATCCACAGCAAGATCATTTCTATTTCGGGCAGTTTGCGATACACCGCTCCTCCACGATTTTCCTCCCGCCGCAACTTAAAAAACAAGCGTCCTGAACTGATTGACATCCGCATTCAACCTCGCATTGTTCGTAGCGCAGACGATCAAACTCTCTGTTACGATCCGGCGTGATTGGCGGTGCGGGCTGATAATAGAAAGGATAGGAATATCCCAAGCCATAATAGGGTCCTCCCCATCCCCACGGTGATCCGCTCCATCCCCAGGGTGATCCACCCCAGCCGCCCCCCCACCCTAATCCGGCGCGACCCCACCCCAAAAAGCGTGAATTCATCCGCTGCCGGTAGCTACTGAGCTCATTTTCATAGCGCTGTACCGCTTTGTTGTATCGCTCGTCCGCAAGCGGTTCGATACGCTTCAGACACGATTGATAAACGGATGTACAGCGTTGCTGGCATGCCTCCAGTTTCTGCGTACATTTTTCCAGGCATATTCCACTTGCGGGGTCGGTGGGCGGTTCATAGCGATGCATGATCTGATAACGGGGAGCGAACATGACGCACCCGGAAAGGCCGCTTATCAAAATGGCAAGAACAATGGCGCGCGGAATTGAAATCATGCTTATTTTTTCTATTAAACGTGTAGCTTCCGTTTCTTGATAACGTGCCGGGTTATGTAAAAGTTTACCAAAATAGCGCGTTAGCGTAGTTAATGGTCTGAATGCAGATTTGTCATTTAAGCGTGTTGAAAAGTAGCGTTCAATGAGTTCTTGGACTGGCTTACCGCATTACAGCGCTTGGCCAGCTGCTTCTCGAGTTAAGGCCTGGTGCCTGGAATATCATACAACCTATTGATATCACTTTTAATTTTATCCGTCTCCATTTGGAGACACAAGCTATTGATTTATTATCAATAACTTATGCCACTTCATCGATTTCGCGTTGCCGGGCAGCAACAGTATCAGCCGGTTCTCTTCCATCTTATATAGTAATCCATTGTTTTATATAAATAATTAAATCTGGCATGATAAATGCTTTATTTGTTAAATAGCGAGTTACTGAATATGTGGCTCATAACATTCAATCCATGGAGGCAGTCAACGGGATAAATAGAAACATCGAACCAAAGACCGATTGTAATAGCACCGATCCGGCGCAGTTGATTGACTGTCCGGATTGATCTTGAAATCTGTCTTAAATAGCGTCATGGTCGAAGGATTGACTTTGGCAAAACAGCAATAACATATGGAGGTACTTTCATTATGTTTCCACTGCAAAGTCCGAAGCAAAACCAAATTCTTGCGGCCCTGCCTGCGGAAGATTATGCGAGACTTCTGCCATATCTTGAGTCCACATTCATGTCGTTGGGGCAAGTGATCTATGAACCCGGCGCTTCGATTAATCATTTGTATTTCCCGACCACCAGCATTTTTGCGCCGGTATACGGCGTGGAAAATGGGACTTCGGTGCGGCTTGCGATCATTGGCAACGAGGGACTTGCCGGTATTTCGGCTCTCTTGGGTGGTGGCGGCATGCCCGGCGGAGTTGTGGTACAAAGCGCGGGCAACGCCTATCGAGTCAAGACGAACATACTAAAAAAGGAATTCGATTCACGCGGCAAATTTCAACGGCTGGTGCTGCATTACACCCAGGCGCTGATTACTCAAACCGCGCAGAACGCGGTGTGCAACCGGCACCATAATATAGAACAACAGCTAGGCCGTTTCCTGTTGATGAGCCTGGATCGATTATCGGGCAACGAGTTGCAAATGACGCATGAACAGATAGCGATCATGTTGGGCGTGCGCAGGGAGAGTGTGACTCAGGCCGCGCTTAAACTGCAGACGATCGGAGCGATTCGATATAGCCGCGGTCATATCACCGTCCTGGATCGCGAGGAGCTGGAAGATTCCGTATGCGAATGTTATGCGGTGGTAAACAATGAATACGAGCGCCTGTTACCCCATCGCTCGCTTTCCGATCCCGCTCCTGCAACGGCTAAACGCTGCGTCAGCAGAGAACTCTGGACTGTAAACTGAGGAGAGCCCCGGACTATTCAGCGAAAACCAATTCGCCCTCCCCCTGATCTTGGTTTGAGCTGTGTAGTCCGGCTTGTTGCATAAAGATGAAACCATTCTCCGTTTCAGGCCCTCATGAGTTCCCTGAGAACATAAGGTAATATGCCGCCGTGCCTATAATAGTCTACCTCAATGGCGGTATCAATTCTGCTCAACAAATCGATCTCGCGGCGCGAACCATCATTGCCGTGAATCACCAATGTCACGCTCTGCTGCGGGCGAATATCATCCAGGCCTAGAAGATCGAATTGTTCATCGCCTTTGATGCTCAATGATTGAGCACTGGCATTTTCCTTGAATTGCAATGGCAATACACCCATGCCAACGAGATTGCTGCGGTGTATCCGCTCAAAGCTGCGGGCGATTACTGCCTTGACGCCGAGTAACTGGGTTCCTTTCGCGGCCCAATCACGGCTCGAACCAGCGCCGTACTCCTCTCCTCCAAATACCACCGTCGGTACGCCATCCGAAATATATTCCATGGCAGCATCATAAATACTCATTTGACGGCCATCCGGCTGATGCAGGGTGATGCCCCCTTCGCTACCGGGTATCATCAGATTTTTAATGCGTATGTTGGCAAAAGTGCCGCGCATCATCACATCATGATTGCCGCGGCGCGCCCCGTAGCTGTTGAAGTCGGACTTCGAAACGCCGCTCGCAAGCAAGTATTGGCCTGCGGGGGAGGTATCCTTAATGGAACCAGCGGGACTGATATGATCGGTGGTTACGGAATCACCGAATATGCCCAGCACGCGCGCGTTGCGTATTCCGCCGGGTCGTTCCGGCTGCATGGAAAAATTCTGGAAGAACGGCGGTTCGGCAATATAGGTGGATTTCGGCCAGTCATACACTTGCCCCGAAACCGATGATATATTGTTCCACAACGGATGATTTTTGGTGAGATTGCTGTAGAGTCGGCGAAACGTTTCCGCGTTGGCGGCGAATTTCATCAACCCATGAATTTCGCCCTCGCTCGGCCAGACATCACCGAGCCAGACAGGTTTATTATCCTCGCCAAAACCCAGCGGTTCAGTCATCAAATCCTTGAGCATGGTACCCGCGATCGCGTATGCCACCACCAGCGGTGGAGAAGCGAGAAAGTTGGCGCGGATGTTGGGGTGAATTCTTGCCTCAAAGTTGCGATTACCCGAGAGTACCGCGGCACACACCAGATTATTGGTCACCACAGCTTCTTCGATAGGCTCCGACAATGGCCCCGAATTGCCAATACAGGTTGTGCAGCCATAGCCCGCCAGACTAAAGCCGAGTTTCTCGAGATAAGGCAGCAGACCGGCGGCGGTGAGATATTCCGTCACCACGCGTGATCCTGGGGCAAGCGATGTCTTGATATGCGGCTTCACTGTCAGCCCCTTCTCTACCGCCTTCTTTGCCAGCAGGCCGGCAGCGATCAGCACGCTGGGGTTCGAAGTGTTCGTGCACGATGTGATGGCCGCGATCAGAATATCGCCGTGACCAAGATTAAACGGGGCTTCCGGTATACATAATGGCGCTTCTTCTATTGCCAGTATCGGACGATTGTCGACCATCTCCGTAATATTCATTTCGGTGCCCGGTCGCACCGCATGCCGGCTTGAGCCGCCAGTGATGGCCTCCATGTCGTTATGGCGGTCATCGCAGCCGCGCACTGGATAACTTTGACTCAGATCCGTTGCCTTTCTGCCATAACCGCCTTCCATAACGGGTTTGGCGAAGAGCTCAGTGAACCTGGATTTGATGTTGCCGATCTCGATACGATCCTGGGGGCGTCTCGGCCCGGCCA
This genomic interval carries:
- a CDS encoding Crp/Fnr family transcriptional regulator is translated as MFPLQSPKQNQILAALPAEDYARLLPYLESTFMSLGQVIYEPGASINHLYFPTTSIFAPVYGVENGTSVRLAIIGNEGLAGISALLGGGGMPGGVVVQSAGNAYRVKTNILKKEFDSRGKFQRLVLHYTQALITQTAQNAVCNRHHNIEQQLGRFLLMSLDRLSGNELQMTHEQIAIMLGVRRESVTQAALKLQTIGAIRYSRGHITVLDREELEDSVCECYAVVNNEYERLLPHRSLSDPAPATAKRCVSRELWTVN
- a CDS encoding aconitate hydratase — encoded protein: MHNLFNTRKAFPLAAGKKAKFYSLPALEASGVGKISRLPVSIRIVLESVLRNCDGRKITEAHVKQLASWQPGAARTDEIPFVVSRIVLQDFTGVPLLVDLAAMRGVAKKMGRDPKLVEPLVPVDLVVDHSVQVDYYGNKQALNLNMEIEFHRNNERYQFIKWGMQAFDTFKVVPPGIGIVHQVNLEYLARGVHQKDGVVYPDTLVGTDSHTTMINGIGVVGWGVGGIEAEAGMLGQPVYFLTPDVVGVNLTGQLRGGVTATDLVLTVTEMLRKANVVGKFVEFFGEGTASLRVPDRATIANMAPEYGATMGFFPVDDATIEYFRGTGRSEEEVTMLQSYFKAQGMYGIPRKGDIDYTRELELDLGTVAPSLAGPRRPQDRIEIGNIKSRFTELFAKPVMEGGYGRKATDLSQSYPVRGCDDRHNDMEAITGGSSRHAVRPGTEMNITEMVDNRPILAIEEAPLCIPEAPFNLGHGDILIAAITSCTNTSNPSVLIAAGLLAKKAVEKGLTVKPHIKTSLAPGSRVVTEYLTAAGLLPYLEKLGFSLAGYGCTTCIGNSGPLSEPIEEAVVTNNLVCAAVLSGNRNFEARIHPNIRANFLASPPLVVAYAIAGTMLKDLMTEPLGFGEDNKPVWLGDVWPSEGEIHGLMKFAANAETFRRLYSNLTKNHPLWNNISSVSGQVYDWPKSTYIAEPPFFQNFSMQPERPGGIRNARVLGIFGDSVTTDHISPAGSIKDTSPAGQYLLASGVSKSDFNSYGARRGNHDVMMRGTFANIRIKNLMIPGSEGGITLHQPDGRQMSIYDAAMEYISDGVPTVVFGGEEYGAGSSRDWAAKGTQLLGVKAVIARSFERIHRSNLVGMGVLPLQFKENASAQSLSIKGDEQFDLLGLDDIRPQQSVTLVIHGNDGSRREIDLLSRIDTAIEVDYYRHGGILPYVLRELMRA